The following coding sequences are from one Chitinivibrionales bacterium window:
- a CDS encoding tetratricopeptide repeat protein, giving the protein MCVASRFILIITLIISGALPLWADETLGDAWREYNYQNWHKADQLFSQIIKESQSPDEVIQAKIGQAMIVHFRIPGGKPDKALDMYNEILHEIGPSHKVSSNLYLLMGRAYMGFNEPDTASAKKHFEWIFAHDAGSNEAHEAALEMAFIKSYVHDRDYIIEAINYLQNYCTRYPENPLVGTMMGFCANLAINVKEYEKARQYLVAWDSIGVMNVRYKSAVVYQIARMSEEALNDTATAVKYYKKLVTEYESDNRLYFSQLRLKALGAEIPGEDIVSDEIMNSYVSEEKPNE; this is encoded by the coding sequence ATGTGCGTGGCATCCAGATTTATTCTTATTATTACATTAATTATTAGTGGCGCTCTTCCTTTATGGGCCGATGAAACCCTTGGGGATGCCTGGCGGGAGTATAATTACCAGAACTGGCACAAAGCCGATCAGCTCTTTTCCCAGATAATTAAAGAGAGTCAATCTCCCGATGAAGTGATTCAGGCGAAAATCGGGCAGGCCATGATCGTTCATTTCCGGATACCCGGCGGCAAGCCCGATAAAGCATTAGATATGTATAATGAGATTCTCCATGAGATCGGACCTTCGCATAAGGTTTCATCGAATTTGTATCTGCTTATGGGAAGAGCTTATATGGGATTCAATGAACCGGATACGGCTTCGGCAAAAAAACATTTCGAGTGGATTTTTGCACATGATGCCGGATCGAATGAAGCTCACGAAGCAGCGCTTGAAATGGCATTTATAAAATCGTATGTTCACGACCGCGACTATATCATTGAAGCCATAAATTATCTGCAGAATTATTGCACCAGGTATCCCGAGAATCCACTGGTCGGCACAATGATGGGTTTTTGTGCCAATCTGGCCATCAATGTCAAAGAATACGAAAAAGCCAGGCAATACCTGGTCGCCTGGGACAGTATCGGCGTAATGAATGTCAGGTATAAATCCGCCGTTGTTTATCAGATAGCCCGTATGTCCGAAGAGGCTTTGAATGATACGGCAACTGCGGTCAAATATTATAAAAAGCTTGTCACCGAATACGAAAGTGACAATCGTCTTTACTTCAGTCAGCTTCGTCTGAAAGCGCTCGGAGCTGAAATTCCCGGCGAAGATATTGTCTCCGATGAAATCATGAACAGCTATGTTTCCGAGGAGAAGCCCAATGAATAA